A single genomic interval of Campylobacter anatolicus harbors:
- a CDS encoding S41 family peptidase, whose protein sequence is MNIKFLATLLFCGLLSSNLVAKSDSDANTRLEALAKLTKTISTVEKYYVDDIKFQELIDKAISGLMQNLDAHSGFLNEKAFKDMQIQTNGEFGGLGITVGMKDGALTVIAPIEDTPADKAGIKSGDIIVRIDGNATIGTTIDEAVNKMRGKPKTPITITIVRKGEQKPFDVNIIRDIIKVESVYAKKIKDENILYIRVTNFDKNVVSKASEFIKSNPKVNGIILDLRNNPGGLLNQAVGLVNLFVDSGIIVSQKGRDADDNIEYKASPSNTLTKAPLVTLVNGGSASASEIVSGSLQDHKRAVVVGENTFGKGSVQVILPINDAEALRLTTARYYLPSGKTVQAVGVTPDVIVHPGKVPQSDSSTFSIKESELKAHLQGELEKINIKPSEANKTEQKDEKNIITKQKIDEDIQLKTAIDVIKVLKIKQ, encoded by the coding sequence TTGAATATTAAATTTTTAGCCACACTGCTATTTTGTGGGCTACTTTCATCAAATTTAGTTGCTAAAAGCGACAGTGATGCAAATACAAGGCTTGAGGCACTTGCAAAACTAACCAAAACCATATCAACAGTCGAAAAATACTACGTTGATGATATAAAATTTCAAGAGTTAATTGACAAAGCTATAAGTGGCTTAATGCAAAATTTAGATGCACACTCAGGATTTTTAAACGAAAAAGCATTCAAGGATATGCAGATACAAACAAACGGCGAATTTGGTGGTCTTGGCATAACTGTTGGTATGAAAGATGGGGCTTTAACCGTTATCGCACCTATAGAAGATACTCCTGCCGATAAAGCTGGTATAAAATCAGGTGATATAATCGTCCGCATAGATGGCAATGCAACTATTGGCACGACTATAGATGAAGCGGTCAATAAAATGCGTGGTAAGCCAAAAACTCCAATAACAATAACCATCGTACGAAAGGGCGAACAAAAGCCATTTGATGTAAATATAATACGCGATATCATCAAAGTAGAATCAGTCTATGCTAAAAAGATCAAAGATGAAAATATACTTTATATCCGTGTTACAAATTTTGATAAAAACGTAGTTAGTAAGGCAAGCGAGTTTATAAAATCAAATCCAAAAGTAAATGGTATAATCTTAGATCTTAGAAATAATCCAGGTGGTTTACTAAATCAAGCTGTTGGACTTGTAAATTTATTTGTTGATAGTGGCATTATCGTATCCCAAAAAGGTCGCGATGCTGATGATAATATAGAGTATAAAGCAAGCCCTAGCAATACTTTAACAAAAGCTCCTCTTGTAACCTTAGTAAATGGTGGAAGTGCGAGTGCAAGTGAGATAGTAAGCGGTTCGCTACAAGATCATAAACGTGCCGTTGTTGTAGGGGAAAATACATTTGGCAAGGGTAGCGTTCAAGTTATACTTCCTATAAATGATGCAGAGGCATTAAGGCTAACTACTGCAAGATACTATCTGCCAAGTGGCAAAACCGTTCAAGCTGTAGGCGTAACACCTGATGTTATCGTCCATCCCGGCAAAGTCCCACAAAGCGATAGTAGCACGTTTTCTATAAAAGAGAGTGAGTTAAAGGCACACTTGCAAGGTGAGTTAGAAAAGATAAACATAAAGCCAAGTGAAGCAAATAAAACTGAGCAAAAAGATGAAAAAAATATCATAACAAAACAAAAAATAGATGAAGATATACAGTTAAAAACAGCAATAGATGTCA
- a CDS encoding ATP-dependent Clp protease ATP-binding subunit — protein MANLAENLTAQMQETLEKGVALALHAKNPQVVPLHVLWALVADSTSLLNQVFNKMSVSKEAMELEIKSKISNLPTSSNVIKENVQISRELINSLEAAKALMTSLGDSYIAVDTWIMAALEISEIREILSKFTDVLEVRKNLEAIRAGRKIDTQTSDETLDSLEKFGIDLTKKALNSELDPVIGRDEEITRMMQILIRKSKNNPILLGEPGVGKTAIVEGLAQKIIARDVPTSLANKRVVALDMSALIAGAKYRGEFEDRLKAVINEVKKAGNIILFIDEIHTIVGAGASEGSMDAANILKPALARGELHTVGATTLKEYRKYFEKDAALQRRFQPIDVREPSVNEALQILRGIKERLEVHHSVTITDSALVAATKLSDRYISNRFLPDKAIDLIDEAAAELKMQIESEPYELAKIKREIVTLQVEKEALKMEDVEKNAERLGEIEKEIANLNEQKHSLDTKFENEKAVFGGISKAKKQIDALKNEAEMARRNGDLQKAAEIEYGKILEAQNEQKQLEEKWEEMKRAGVLLKNQVDEEIVAEILSKWTGISVSKMLTSEKQKYLMIEESLRESVVGQDAAIHALSRAIKRNKAGLNEGARPIGSFLFLGPTGVGKTQSAKALAKFLFDDEKALIRFDMSEYMEKHSVSRLLGAPPGYVGYDEGGQLTEAVRRRPYSVILFDEIEKAHKDVFNVLLGILDDGRATDNKGVTVDFKNTIIILTSNIASNFIMDLEGEERENAVKNELKNYFKPEFLNRLDDTIIFNPLSEDGLREIVAIMFKELEKVLANRGIKATLSEEAKKFIASAGFDIVYGARPLRRALYELVEDRLAEMILRDEIGSGDEIIIDADKENIIINVKH, from the coding sequence ATGGCAAATTTAGCAGAAAACTTAACAGCACAAATGCAAGAGACTTTAGAAAAAGGCGTAGCTTTAGCACTTCACGCTAAAAATCCGCAAGTCGTGCCACTACACGTACTATGGGCTTTGGTGGCTGATAGTACTTCGTTGCTTAATCAAGTATTTAACAAAATGTCTGTCTCAAAAGAGGCGATGGAGCTAGAGATAAAAAGTAAAATTTCAAATTTACCAACTAGTTCAAACGTCATTAAAGAAAACGTTCAAATCTCACGAGAGCTTATAAACTCACTTGAGGCTGCAAAAGCTTTAATGACAAGCCTTGGAGATAGCTATATCGCCGTAGATACGTGGATAATGGCTGCTTTGGAGATAAGCGAGATAAGAGAAATTTTATCAAAATTTACTGACGTACTTGAGGTGCGTAAAAATTTAGAAGCTATAAGAGCAGGACGTAAGATAGATACGCAAACGAGTGATGAAACGCTTGATAGTTTAGAAAAATTTGGCATAGACTTAACTAAAAAAGCGTTAAACTCAGAGCTTGATCCAGTTATCGGACGCGATGAGGAGATCACACGGATGATGCAAATTTTAATAAGAAAGAGTAAAAATAATCCTATCTTGCTTGGTGAGCCAGGTGTTGGTAAAACGGCTATCGTTGAAGGTCTAGCTCAAAAGATAATTGCTCGTGATGTTCCAACTAGCCTTGCAAATAAGCGTGTTGTAGCCCTTGATATGAGTGCTTTAATTGCTGGGGCAAAATACCGCGGAGAGTTTGAAGATAGATTAAAAGCGGTCATTAATGAGGTCAAAAAAGCTGGAAACATCATACTTTTTATAGATGAGATTCACACGATAGTCGGGGCTGGAGCGAGTGAGGGCAGTATGGATGCAGCAAATATATTAAAGCCAGCTCTAGCACGTGGTGAGTTGCATACTGTTGGTGCGACAACACTTAAAGAGTATCGCAAGTATTTTGAAAAAGATGCCGCTTTACAACGCCGTTTTCAACCTATTGATGTGCGTGAGCCAAGTGTAAATGAGGCTTTGCAAATTTTACGTGGTATCAAAGAACGCCTTGAGGTTCATCACAGTGTTACTATAACCGATAGCGCACTTGTCGCTGCCACAAAGTTAAGCGATCGCTATATCTCAAATCGCTTTTTGCCAGATAAGGCGATAGATTTAATAGATGAAGCAGCAGCGGAGCTAAAAATGCAGATAGAGAGTGAGCCGTATGAGTTAGCTAAGATAAAGCGTGAGATAGTAACGCTTCAGGTAGAAAAAGAGGCGTTAAAAATGGAGGATGTAGAGAAAAATGCCGAGCGTTTGGGTGAGATAGAAAAAGAGATAGCAAATTTAAATGAGCAAAAACACTCGTTAGATACTAAATTCGAAAATGAAAAGGCTGTTTTTGGTGGAATTTCTAAGGCTAAAAAGCAGATAGATGCACTTAAAAATGAAGCTGAGATGGCACGCAGAAATGGTGATTTGCAAAAGGCTGCTGAGATAGAATATGGTAAAATTTTAGAGGCTCAAAATGAGCAAAAGCAGCTTGAAGAAAAATGGGAAGAGATGAAAAGAGCTGGAGTATTGCTTAAAAATCAGGTTGATGAGGAGATCGTAGCTGAAATTTTAAGCAAATGGACTGGAATCTCTGTCTCAAAAATGCTAACTAGCGAGAAACAAAAATATCTAATGATAGAAGAGTCTTTACGTGAAAGCGTAGTGGGTCAGGATGCCGCTATACACGCACTTAGCCGTGCGATAAAGCGAAATAAAGCCGGGCTAAATGAAGGTGCTAGACCGATTGGATCATTCTTATTTCTAGGTCCAACTGGTGTTGGTAAAACACAGTCAGCAAAGGCGTTAGCGAAGTTTTTATTTGATGATGAAAAGGCATTGATCCGCTTTGATATGAGCGAATATATGGAAAAACATAGTGTCAGCCGTCTGCTTGGGGCACCTCCTGGTTATGTCGGATATGATGAGGGCGGACAGCTAACAGAGGCGGTGCGAAGGAGACCATATAGCGTGATACTTTTTGATGAGATAGAAAAGGCTCACAAAGATGTATTTAACGTGCTTTTAGGTATTTTAGATGATGGTCGTGCGACTGATAATAAGGGTGTAACAGTTGATTTTAAAAATACGATTATCATTTTAACATCAAATATCGCTTCAAATTTTATTATGGATTTGGAGGGAGAAGAGCGTGAAAACGCGGTTAAAAATGAACTTAAAAACTACTTTAAACCAGAGTTTTTAAACCGCCTTGACGATACGATAATCTTTAACCCACTAAGTGAAGATGGACTTAGAGAGATAGTGGCTATAATGTTTAAAGAGCTTGAAAAAGTGCTTGCAAATCGCGGTATAAAGGCGACT